The stretch of DNA GCCGACGCCGTCGAGAAGGTCGGCAACGGCCACCCCGGCACCGCCATGAGCCTCGCGCCGGCGGCCTACCTGCTCTACCAGAAGCTCATGCGGCACGACCCGAACGACCCGTCGTGGATCGGTCGCGACCGCTTCGTCCTGTCGTGCGGCCACTCGAGCCTCACGCAGTACGTGCAGCTCTACCTCGCCGGCTACCCGATGACGCTCGAGGACCTCAAGAGCCTGCGCACGTGGGGCAGCCAGACGCCGGGCCACCCCGAGCACGGGCACACCCCCGGCGTCGAGGTCACCACCGGCCCGCTCGGCCAGGGCATCGCCAACGGCGTCGGCATGGCCATGGCCGCCCGCCGCGAGCGCGGCGTCCTCGACCCCGAGACCGGCGCCGGCGAGAGCCCGTTCGACCACCACGTCTACGTCATCTGCTCCGACGGCGACGTGCAGGAGGGCGTGTCGGCCGAGGCGTCCTCGCTCGCCGGGCACCAGAAGCTCGGCAACCTGACGGTCCTGTACGACGACAACAAGATCTCGATCGAGGACAACACCGACGTCGCGTTCACCGAGGACGTCGCGGCCCGCTACGAGGCGTACGGCTGGCACGTGCAGACGGTCGACTGGACGCACGGCGGCGGCGAGTACCGCGAGGACGTCCCCGCGCTGTGGGACGCCTACCAGGCCGCCGAGCAGGTCACCGACAAGCCGAGCCTCATCGTGCTGCGCTCGATCATCGCCTGGCCCGCCCCGTCGGCGCAGAACACCGGCGCCTCGCACGGCTCGGCGCTGGGCGGCGACGAGATCGCGGCCACCAAGGAGCTCCTCGGCTTCGACCCCGAGCAGACGTTCGCGGTCGCCGACGAGGTCATCGCGCACACGCACGCGGCCCGCGAGCGTGGCGCCGAGGCGCACGCCGCCTGGCAGGAGACCTACGACGCCTGGCGGTCCGCCCAGCCCGAGCGCGCGGCCCTGCTCGACCGTCTCCAGGCGCACGAGCTGCCCGAGGGCTGGACCGACGCGCTGCCGACGTTCGAGGCCAGCGACAAGGGCGTCGCCACGCGCGCCGCCTCCGGCGACGTGCTCACCGCGCTTGCCCCCGTCCTGCCCGAGCTGTGGGGCGGCTCCGCCGACCTCGCCGGGTCGAACAACACGACCCCCAAGGGCGAGCCGTCGTTCATCCCGCCGGAGTGGTCGACCAAGAAGTTCCAGGGCGACTGGTACGGCCGCGTGCTGCACTTCGGCATCCGCGAGCACGCCATGGGCGCGATCCTCAACGGCATCGCGCTGCACGGCCCGACCCGGCCGTACGGCGGCACGTTCCTCGTGTTCAGCGACTACATGCGCCCCGCGGTGCGCCTCGCCGCGCTGCAGCAGCTGCCCGTCACCTACGTCTGGACCCACGACTCCATCGGCCTCGGCGAGGACGGCCCGACGCACCAGCCGATCGAGCACCTCGCGGCGCTGCGCTCCATCCCCGGCCTCGACGTCGTGCGGCCCGCCGACGCGAACGAGACGGTCGCGGCGTGGCAGACGCTGCTCGGCATCCACGACCGTCCGGTCGCGCTGGCCCTGAGCCGGCAGAACCTGCGCACCTACCCGCGCGGCGAGGTCGACGGCGAGACCTGGGGCGACGCCGCCGACACGGCCAAGGGCGCCTACGTGCTGCTCGAGGCCCGTCGCGACGGCCAGGTCGTCACCCCCGACGTCGTCCTGGTCGGCACCGGCAGCGAGGTCGAGATCGCGGTCCAGGCCCGTGAGGCGCTCGCCGCCGACGGCATCGCGGCCCGTGTCGTGTCGATGCCGTCGCGCGAGTGGTTCGAGCAGCAGGACAGCGGGTACCGCGACAGCGTGATCCCGCCGTCCGTCCGTGCCCGCGTCGTCGTCGAGGCCGGCGTGTCCTTCGGCTGGCGCGACGTGGTCGGCGACGCCGGCCAGGTCGTCGGGATCGAGCACTTCGGTGCCTCGGCCGACTTCCAGCGGCTCTACCAGGAGTTCGGCATCACGCCCGGCGCCGTCGCTGACGCCGCCCGCGCCTCGATCGACGCGGTCGGAGCCGCGGAGGCACCGTTCCACGCACGCCCGAGCGGTCCGGTCCTGCCCGACCAGCACTGAGCGCGCACAGCAACGGGGCCTGCGCCGCCGGCGCGGGTCCCACCCCGACCATCACGCCGCCGGACGGCGGCAGGAGGAGCATCATGAACGAGCGACTGCAGGCCCTGGCCGACGCCGGGGTCTCCATCTGGCTGGACGACCTGTCCCGCGAGCGCATCGAGTCCGGCAACCTCGCCGAGCTCGTCACCGAGGACGGCGTCGTGGGCGTCACCACGAACCCGACGATCTTCGCCTCCGCGCTCTCCGACGGCGACCGCTACGCCGCCCAGGTGGCCGAGCTGAAGGCCGCCGGTGCCGACGTCGACGAGACGGTCTTCGCCCTCACGACCACTGACGTGCGCGAGGCGTGCGACGTGCTGCGACCCGTCCACGACCGCACCGACGGCGTCGACGGCCGCGTCTCGATCGAGGTCGACCCGGGCGCGGCCCGTGACACCGCCCGCACCACCACGATCGCGAAGCGGCTGTGGGAGACGGTCGACCGGCCGAACCTGCTCATCAAGATCCCCGCGACCGTCGAGGGCCTCCCGGCCATCGCCGACGCGATCGCCGAGGGCATCAGCGTCAACGTCACGCTGATCTTCTCCCTCGAGCGCTACCGCGCCGTCATGGACGCCTACGTCGAGGGTCTCGAGCGCGCCGCCGAGGCCGGTCGCGACCTCTCGGCCATCCACTCGGTGGCGTCGTTCTTCGTGAGCCGCGTCGACAGCGAGGTCGACGGCCGGCTCGAGGAGGGTGACCCCCTGCGCGGCAAGGCGGCCATCGCCAACGCGCGGCTCGCGTACGAGGCCTTCGAGGAGGTCTTCGGCTCCGAGCGCTTCGGCTCGCTGCGCGAGCGCGGCGCCCGCCCCCAGCGGCCGCTGTGGGCGTCCACCGGCGTGAAGGACCCTGCCTACCCCGACACGCTCTACGTGACCGAGCTCGTGGTCGCCGACACCGTCAACACGATGCCGGAGAAGACGCTGCAGGCCTTCGCCGACCACGGCGAGGTCGAGGGCGACCGGGTCACCGGCCGCTACGACGAGTCCCGCCAGGTCATCGCCGACCTCGAGGCGAAGGGCATCGGCTACGACGAGGTCGTGGCCAAGCTCGAGAAGGAGGGCCTCGAGAAGTTCGACGCCTCCTGGGCCGAGCTGCTCGACAGCGTCCGCTCCGAGCTCGAGAAGGCCTGAGCCATGGCGGCACCGGACGTCACGCTCACCGTCGCCGACCAGGCCGCCCTCGACGCCGCGCTCGCGGAGCTCGTCGCCGACCGCTTCGCCTCGCGGCTGCACGCCCACGACGCCATCCTGTGGGGTCCCGACGCGGAGTCCGAGGCGGCCAAGCGGTTGTCCTGGACGACGCTCGCGGAGTCGTCGCGACCGCTCGTCGCCGAGGTCGAGGCGCTGCGTGCCGAGCTGCACGAGCGCGGTCTCGACCACGTCGTCCTCTGCGGGATGGGCGGCTCGTCGCTGGCCCCTGAGGTCATCTGCGCCGCTGCCGGCGTCGAGCTGACCGTGCTCGACTCCTCCCAGCCCGACATGGTGCGGACGGCGATCGCCGACCGCCTCGAGCGCACGGTCGTGGTCGTGTCGAGCAAGTCCGGCGGCACCGTCGAGACCGACAGCCAGCGTCGCGCCTACGAGCACGCCTTCACCGAGGCGGGGCTCTCCCCTGCCGACCACCTCGTGGTCGTCACCGACCCCGGCTCGCCGCTCGACGAGCAGGCGACGCAGGCCGGGTACCGCGTGTTCCACGCCGACCCCGAGGTCGGTGGTCGCTACTCCGCGCTCACCGCGTTCGGCCTGGTGCCGAGCGGTCTCGCCGGTGCCGACATCGGCGATCTGCTCGACGAGGCCGCCGACGCCACGGCGACGCTGTTCGCCGACGACGCCGCCAACCCGGCGCTGCGCCTCGGGGCCGCGCTCGGCGTCGCCAACCGCTCCTCCGTCGACAAGCTGGTGCTCCTCGACCACGACGCCGGCACGGCCGTGGCCTGGGGCGTCGGCGACTGGATCGAGCAGCTCGTCGCCGAGTCGACGGGCAAGATCGGCCACGGCATCCTGCCCGTCGTGGTCGAGAGCAGCCACGCGGTGAACGTCGAGCCGAGCACGCCCGACTCCTTCCTGGCCGTCTCCGGCTCCTCGGACACCCCGACGAGCACGTCCGGCTGGGCCGCGGGCGTCACCGGCGGCCTCGGAGCGCAGATGCTGTTGTGGGAGGTGGCCGTGAGCGTCGCGGGCGCCCTGATCGGCATCAACCCGTTCGACCAGCCCGACGTCGAGAGCGCCAAGCAGGCCGCTCGCGACAAGCTCAGCGGCGGCGGTGACAACGAGCCGGGCGCCGACCTGGTCGAGGGACCGGTCTCCGCGTTCGGCACCGACGCCTCCAGCCTCGCCGACGCCGTGGAGCAGCTCCTCGCGCAGGTCGACGACGAGCACGGGTACCTCGCCGTCCAGGCCTACCTGGACCGCTGGGACCTCAGCGCCTACGCGGGGCTGCGCGAGCAGCTCGCCCGCCGGACCGGGCGCCCCGTCACGTTCGGGTGGGGGCCGCGGTTCCTGCACTCCACGGGCCAGTACCACAAGGGCGGCCCGGCGACGGGCGTGTTCCTCCAGCTGACGAGCGACCCGCACGAGGACCTCGCGGTCCCCGGTCGCGACTTCACGTTCGGGGAGTTCATCGCCTCCCAGGCCGCCGGCGACGCGCAGGTCCTGCGCGACCACGGCCGTCCGGTCCTGCGCCTGCACCTCTCCGACCCGCAGGCCGCGGCCGCCCCGCTGCGCGACCTGCTGGGCTGAGCCGTGGCGATGCAGAGCAACCCGCTGCGCGACGTCCGCGACCGGCGCCTGCCGCGCATCGCGGGCCCGTGCAGCGTGGTCATGTTCGGCGTCACGGGCGACCTGGCGCGCAAGAAGCTGATCCCGGCCATCTACGACCTCGCCAACCGCGGCCTGCTCCCGCCGGGCTTCGCGCTCGTCGGCTTCGCCCGGCAGGACTTCGGCGACCAGTCGTTCTCGGAGATGCTGAAGGCCGCCGCGCAGGCCGGCGCACGCACGCCCTGGCGCGAGACCGTCTGGACGCAGCTCGAGGCGGGCATCCGGTTCGTGCCGGGGTCCTTCGACGACGACGCCGCGTGGCTGCAGCTGGCCGCGACGATGGCCGAGCTCGACGAGCAGCAGGGCACGGGCGGCAACCACGCCTTCTATCTGTCGATCCCGCCCGGCCTGTTCCCCGTGGTCGTCGGCAAGATCAAGGAGCACGGGCTCGCCGACCAGTCCGGCGGCTGGCGCCGCGTCGTCATCGAGAAGCCCTTCGGGCACGACCTCGCGTCGGCCCGGGAGCTCAACACGCTCGTCTCGGAGGTCTTCCCTCGCGAGAGCGTGTTCCGCATCGACCACTACCTCGGCAAGGAGACGGTCCAGAACATCCTGGCGCTGCGCTTCGCCAACGGCATGTTCGAGCCGCTGTGGAACAGCCACTACGTCGACCACGTCCAGATCACCATGGCCGAGGACATCGGCATCGGCACCCGCGCGGGCTACTACGACGGCATCGGCGCGGCGCGCGACGTGATCCAGAACCACCTGCTGCAGCTGATGGCGCTCATCGCGATGGAGGAGCCGGTCTCCTTCAACGCCGAGAGCCTGCGGCTGGAGAAGCAGAAGATCCTCGCGAACGCGCGGCCCGCCACCCCGATGGCCCAGCACACGGCGCAGGCCCAGTACACCGCCGGCTGGGCGGGCGGCGAGCACGTGGTCGGCTACCTCGAGGAGCAGGGCATCCCGGAGGGCTCGCGCACCGAGACGTACGCGGCCATCAAGATCGACATCGCCACGCGGCGGTGGGCGGGCGTGCCGTTCTACCTGCGCACCGGCAAGCGGCTGGGTCGGCGCGTCACCGAGGTGGCCGTGGTCTTCAAGGCGGCGCCGCACCAGCCGTTCAGCAAGAACGACATCGAGGAGCTGGGCCGCAACGCGCTGGTCATGCGGATCCAGCCCGACGAGGGCGTCACGCTGCGCTTCGGCGCGAAGGTCCCTGGCACGACGATGGAGATCCGCGACGTGCTCATGGACTTCGCCTACGGCGGGGCGTTCGTCGAGAGCAGCCCGGAGGCGTACGAGCGGCTCATCCTCGACGTGCTCCTAGGCGACCCGCCGCTCTTCCCGCAGCAGGAGGAGGTCGAGCTCTCCTGGAAGATCCTCGACCCGGTCATTGCGCACTGGCAGCGGGAGAAGAGCATCGACACCTACACGTCGGGCACGTGGGGTCCGCCCACCGCCGACGCCATGATGGAGCGCGACGGTCGCACCTGGAGGCGTCCCTGATGCAGATCAACCTCGAGAACACGACGTCGCCGCAGATCGCCCGCGCCCTCGTCCGGGCCCGGGTCGACTCCGGCAGCCCCGCCATGGACATGGTGCTGACGGCGCTCGTCGTCACCGACGACGAGACGGTCGGCGAGTCGCTGCGCACGGCGGCGGCGCTCTCGCGCGAGCACCCGTCGCGCGTGATCGGCATCGTGCTCGGCGACGGTCGCGGTCACCCGCGGGTCGACGCGACGGTGCGGGTGGGCGAGAACGCCGCCGGCGAGTCCATCCTGCTGCGGCTCTCCGGACCGCTCACCAAGCACGCGGAGTCGGTCGTGCTCCCCCTGCTGCTGCCCGACTCCCCCGTCGTGGTGTGGTGGCCGGGCAAGCCGCCGACGAACCCGTCGCAGGACCCGATCGGCCGGCTCGCGCAGCGCCGGCTCACCGACGCCGAGGCGTCGGACTCCCCGGTCCGGACGCTCAAGGCGACGGCGCGGCACTACAGCCCGGGCGACACCGACCTGTCGTGGACGCGCCTCACGCCGTGGCGTGCCCTGCTGGCCGCCGCCCTCGACCAGGCCACGGGCACCGTGCACCGCGGCAGCGTCGAGGCGGGGTCGGGCAACCCGGCGGCGCGTCTGCTGACCGCGTGGCTGCAGTCGCGGCTGCGGGTGCCGATCACCGAGCGGCGCAGCGAGGGCGAGCAGATCGCCCGCGTCGTGCTGGAGACCGACGCCGGCGACGTCACCATCGAGCGCATCGACGCCGAGACCTGTCTGTTCTCGATCCCGGGCGCCGCGCCGCGGCACGTCCCGCTCGGCCCGCGCACGCTGGCAGAGCTGCTCGCCGAGGACCTGCGCCGCCTCGACGCCGACGACGTCTACCACGAGACCCTCACCCACCTCCTGGAGTCCTGATGCCCGACGCCCCCGCCGCCCGCACCCTCGTCCATACCGGCGCCGACGCCCTCGCGGCGGCCGTGGCCGCCGCGCTCGCCGAGCGTGTCGCAGCCGTCCAGGCCGAGGGACGCACGCCGCACGTGGTGCTCACCGGCGGCACGATCGCCATCGCGATCTACGAGCGGCTCGACGCCGAGGCCGCCGACTGGTCCGACGTCGTCTACTGGTTCGGCGACGAGCGCTTCGTCCCGGAGGGGCACGAGGACCGCAACGACCGCCAGGCGCGCGACAGCTTCCTCGACCGGCTGTCTGTCCCGGCGTCGCAGGTGCACAGCATGCCGGCGCACGGCTGCTCGACGTCGATGGCCGAGGCGGCCGACGGGTACGGCGCGTCCCTGCCCGACGAACCCTTCGACGTCGTGCTGCTCGGCGTCGGACCCGACGGGCACGTCGCGTCGCTGTTCCCGGGCTTCGCCCAGGTGCACGAGCAGGAGCGTCGTTGCGTGGAGGTCTTCGACTCCCCCAAGCCCCCGCCGGAGCGCACGAGCCTGACCTTCCCGGCGCTCAACCACACGCGCGCCACCTGGTTCCTCGTCTCCGGCGACGGCAAGGCCGACGCGGTGGCCCGGGCGCTCGCCGCCGACGGCTCCCTGGAGGAGACCCCGGCACGCGGCGCGCACGGTCGCGACGAGACGCTCTGGTTCCTCGACGAGGACGCCGCCGGCCGGCTCTGACGCCGAGCACCACCCCCGCTGCGGGAACGACACCGCCCTCCACGCTCGGCGTGGAGGGCGATGGTGTTCCGGACCGCGGGGACGGTCAGAAGATGATCTCGCCGGACTTGCGACGCGACCGGAGCGAGTCGAGCGCCTCGGTGAGGATCACCTGCGCCTCGTCCTCGCTGCGACGCTCCTTCACGTAGGCCAGGTGCGTCTTGTAGGGCTCCGTCTTCGGGGCCGTCGGACGGTTCTCGGCGTCGTGGCTGGCCGGGAGGCCGCAGCGCGGGCAGTCCCACGACTCCGGCGGCTCCGCCTCGAGCGCGAAGTTCAGCGCCGTCTGGTGGTCGTTGGCGCAGAAGTAGGTGACCGCCTTGCGCGGCGCGGCCTCGCCACGCTCGGCCTCGCCCATGGGCCCCGAGCCGATGCGGCTGCCGCGGATCGCTCCCGCCGCCATGTCAGTTGCTCACCTTCAGCAGGAGGCCCAGCAGGATGACCGAGACCGTCCACACGACGGCGATGCCGACGGTGATGCGGTCGAGGTTGCGCTCGGCCACGGACGAGCCACCGAGGGAGCTGGAGATGCCGCCGCCGAACATGTCGGACAGACCGCCTCCGCGTCCCTTGTGCATGAGGATCAGGACGATCATGAGCAGGCTCGAGATCGTCAGCACGGACGACAACAGGATGATCACAGGTTCAGGTC from Aeromicrobium erythreum encodes:
- the pgl gene encoding 6-phosphogluconolactonase, with amino-acid sequence MPDAPAARTLVHTGADALAAAVAAALAERVAAVQAEGRTPHVVLTGGTIAIAIYERLDAEAADWSDVVYWFGDERFVPEGHEDRNDRQARDSFLDRLSVPASQVHSMPAHGCSTSMAEAADGYGASLPDEPFDVVLLGVGPDGHVASLFPGFAQVHEQERRCVEVFDSPKPPPERTSLTFPALNHTRATWFLVSGDGKADAVARALAADGSLEETPARGAHGRDETLWFLDEDAAGRL
- the secG gene encoding preprotein translocase subunit SecG, which produces MIILLSSVLTISSLLMIVLILMHKGRGGGLSDMFGGGISSSLGGSSVAERNLDRITVGIAVVWTVSVILLGLLLKVSN
- a CDS encoding glucose-6-phosphate dehydrogenase assembly protein OpcA, producing MQINLENTTSPQIARALVRARVDSGSPAMDMVLTALVVTDDETVGESLRTAAALSREHPSRVIGIVLGDGRGHPRVDATVRVGENAAGESILLRLSGPLTKHAESVVLPLLLPDSPVVVWWPGKPPTNPSQDPIGRLAQRRLTDAEASDSPVRTLKATARHYSPGDTDLSWTRLTPWRALLAAALDQATGTVHRGSVEAGSGNPAARLLTAWLQSRLRVPITERRSEGEQIARVVLETDAGDVTIERIDAETCLFSIPGAAPRHVPLGPRTLAELLAEDLRRLDADDVYHETLTHLLES
- a CDS encoding glucose-6-phosphate isomerase → MAAPDVTLTVADQAALDAALAELVADRFASRLHAHDAILWGPDAESEAAKRLSWTTLAESSRPLVAEVEALRAELHERGLDHVVLCGMGGSSLAPEVICAAAGVELTVLDSSQPDMVRTAIADRLERTVVVVSSKSGGTVETDSQRRAYEHAFTEAGLSPADHLVVVTDPGSPLDEQATQAGYRVFHADPEVGGRYSALTAFGLVPSGLAGADIGDLLDEAADATATLFADDAANPALRLGAALGVANRSSVDKLVLLDHDAGTAVAWGVGDWIEQLVAESTGKIGHGILPVVVESSHAVNVEPSTPDSFLAVSGSSDTPTSTSGWAAGVTGGLGAQMLLWEVAVSVAGALIGINPFDQPDVESAKQAARDKLSGGGDNEPGADLVEGPVSAFGTDASSLADAVEQLLAQVDDEHGYLAVQAYLDRWDLSAYAGLREQLARRTGRPVTFGWGPRFLHSTGQYHKGGPATGVFLQLTSDPHEDLAVPGRDFTFGEFIASQAAGDAQVLRDHGRPVLRLHLSDPQAAAAPLRDLLG
- the tal gene encoding transaldolase translates to MNERLQALADAGVSIWLDDLSRERIESGNLAELVTEDGVVGVTTNPTIFASALSDGDRYAAQVAELKAAGADVDETVFALTTTDVREACDVLRPVHDRTDGVDGRVSIEVDPGAARDTARTTTIAKRLWETVDRPNLLIKIPATVEGLPAIADAIAEGISVNVTLIFSLERYRAVMDAYVEGLERAAEAGRDLSAIHSVASFFVSRVDSEVDGRLEEGDPLRGKAAIANARLAYEAFEEVFGSERFGSLRERGARPQRPLWASTGVKDPAYPDTLYVTELVVADTVNTMPEKTLQAFADHGEVEGDRVTGRYDESRQVIADLEAKGIGYDEVVAKLEKEGLEKFDASWAELLDSVRSELEKA
- the zwf gene encoding glucose-6-phosphate dehydrogenase, with amino-acid sequence MQSNPLRDVRDRRLPRIAGPCSVVMFGVTGDLARKKLIPAIYDLANRGLLPPGFALVGFARQDFGDQSFSEMLKAAAQAGARTPWRETVWTQLEAGIRFVPGSFDDDAAWLQLAATMAELDEQQGTGGNHAFYLSIPPGLFPVVVGKIKEHGLADQSGGWRRVVIEKPFGHDLASARELNTLVSEVFPRESVFRIDHYLGKETVQNILALRFANGMFEPLWNSHYVDHVQITMAEDIGIGTRAGYYDGIGAARDVIQNHLLQLMALIAMEEPVSFNAESLRLEKQKILANARPATPMAQHTAQAQYTAGWAGGEHVVGYLEEQGIPEGSRTETYAAIKIDIATRRWAGVPFYLRTGKRLGRRVTEVAVVFKAAPHQPFSKNDIEELGRNALVMRIQPDEGVTLRFGAKVPGTTMEIRDVLMDFAYGGAFVESSPEAYERLILDVLLGDPPLFPQQEEVELSWKILDPVIAHWQREKSIDTYTSGTWGPPTADAMMERDGRTWRRP
- the tkt gene encoding transketolase, whose translation is MTSTSATLDWTELDAKAVDTARLLAADAVEKVGNGHPGTAMSLAPAAYLLYQKLMRHDPNDPSWIGRDRFVLSCGHSSLTQYVQLYLAGYPMTLEDLKSLRTWGSQTPGHPEHGHTPGVEVTTGPLGQGIANGVGMAMAARRERGVLDPETGAGESPFDHHVYVICSDGDVQEGVSAEASSLAGHQKLGNLTVLYDDNKISIEDNTDVAFTEDVAARYEAYGWHVQTVDWTHGGGEYREDVPALWDAYQAAEQVTDKPSLIVLRSIIAWPAPSAQNTGASHGSALGGDEIAATKELLGFDPEQTFAVADEVIAHTHAARERGAEAHAAWQETYDAWRSAQPERAALLDRLQAHELPEGWTDALPTFEASDKGVATRAASGDVLTALAPVLPELWGGSADLAGSNNTTPKGEPSFIPPEWSTKKFQGDWYGRVLHFGIREHAMGAILNGIALHGPTRPYGGTFLVFSDYMRPAVRLAALQQLPVTYVWTHDSIGLGEDGPTHQPIEHLAALRSIPGLDVVRPADANETVAAWQTLLGIHDRPVALALSRQNLRTYPRGEVDGETWGDAADTAKGAYVLLEARRDGQVVTPDVVLVGTGSEVEIAVQAREALAADGIAARVVSMPSREWFEQQDSGYRDSVIPPSVRARVVVEAGVSFGWRDVVGDAGQVVGIEHFGASADFQRLYQEFGITPGAVADAARASIDAVGAAEAPFHARPSGPVLPDQH
- a CDS encoding RNA polymerase-binding protein RbpA, producing MAAGAIRGSRIGSGPMGEAERGEAAPRKAVTYFCANDHQTALNFALEAEPPESWDCPRCGLPASHDAENRPTAPKTEPYKTHLAYVKERRSEDEAQVILTEALDSLRSRRKSGEIIF